The following coding sequences are from one Ursus arctos isolate Adak ecotype North America unplaced genomic scaffold, UrsArc2.0 scaffold_23, whole genome shotgun sequence window:
- the LOC125282595 gene encoding olfactory receptor 4P4-like codes for MGHENITEFILLGLFSDEDKKVACFVVFSLCYIAILFGNFLILFTIRGSRLREQPMYFFLSYLSFMDVCFTSTVAPKLITDLLAQQKTISYNSCIAQMFFAHFFGATEIFILVSMAYDRYAAICRPLHYMVIMNRPVCCVLLMASILGAFIHSFLQVLIIIELPFCGPNQIDHYFCDIFPLLKLACMDTSLLVIVIITTTGVLSILTFVALVISYIIILSTLKTRSSQGCRKALSTCGSHITVVFMFFLPLIFTYVPTADSVSNDKVFALFYTMIAPMFNPLIYTLRNTDMKNAMRKMWCRDTRSEGK; via the coding sequence ATGGGACATGAAAACATCACAGAGTTTATCCTCCTGGGACTCTTTAGTGATGAGGATAAAAAGGTTGCCTGCTTTGTGGTGTTCTCACTTTGCTACATTGCGATTCTCTTCGGAaactttctcattctcttcaccATCAGGGGCAGCCGTCTCCGTGAACagcccatgtactttttcctgaGCTACCTGTCTTTCATGGATGTCTGCTTCACTTCCACGGTGGCCCCCAAACTGATCACAGACCTACTGGCCCAGCAGAAGACCATCTCCTACAACAGCTGCATAGCCCAGATGTTCTTTGCCCACTTCTTTGGTGCCACTGAGATCTTCATCTTGGTGTCCATGGCCTATGACCGTTATGCAGCCATCTGCAGACCCCTTCACTATATGGTCATCATGAACAGACCGGTGTGCTGTGTCCTTCTGATGGCCTCGATTCTCGGagcatttatccattcatttcttcAGGTATTGATTATCATTGAACTTCCCTTCTGTGGCCCAAATCAGATAGACCACTATTTCTGTGACATTTTCCCCTTGCTGAAGCTGGCCTGCATGGACACTAGCTTGTTGGTTATTGTGATTATTACCACCACTGGAGTGCTGTCCATTTTGACCTTTGTTGCCTTGGTAATTTCTTATATCATCATCCTGTCCACCCTGAAGACCCGGTCGTCTCAGGGCTGCCGCAAAGCCCTCTCCACCTGCGGCTCACACATCACTGTCGTGTTCATGTTCTTCCTGCCCCTCATCTTCACGTATGTCCCCACGGCTGATTCCGTCAGTAATGACAAAGTTTTTGCCCTATTTTACACCATGATTGCCCCCATGTTCAACCCTCTCATCTACACACTGAGAAACACAGACATGAAGAATGCCATGAGGAAAATGTGGTGCCGGGACACACGGtctgaaggaaaatga
- the LOC113246440 gene encoding olfactory receptor 4C11-like produces the protein MQQNHSVTEFILLGLTQDPMKKKMIFIIFFILYMGTMVGNLLIIVTIKSSRTLGSPMYFFLFYLSLADSCFSTSTAPRLIVDSLSVQRIITYNECMTQVFALHFFGCMEVFVLILMAIDRYVAICKPLHYPAIMSRQVCIILIVIAWIGSFIHSIVEVAQALKLPFCGPNLIDHYCCDLQPLLKLACMDTYLINLEWATNSGAICTSSFVILMISYIVILHSLRNHSAEGRKKALSTCTSHIIVVILFFGPCMFIYTRPPTTFPMDKMVTVFYTIGTPFLNPLIYTLRNAEVKNAMRKLWHIKITSESKR, from the coding sequence ATGCAGCAAAATCACAGCGTAACTGAGTTCATACTGCTAGGATTGACTCAAGAtcctatgaaaaagaaaatgatatttataatcttcttcattttatatatggGAACCATGGTGGGGAATTTGCTTATTATTGTGACCATCAAGTCCAGCCGGACACTTGGGagccccatgtactttttcctattttatttgtcCCTTGCTGATTCCTGCTTCTCAACATCCACAGCCCCCAGACTAATTGTGGATTCACTCTCGGTGCAAAGAATCATAACTTACAATGAGTGCATGACTCAAGTCTTCGCACTACATTTCTTTGGCTGCATGGAGGTCTTTGTCCTCATCCTCATGGCCAttgatcgctatgtggccatctgtaagccgTTACATTACCCAGCCATCATGAGTCGGCAGGTCTGCATCATCTTGATTGTTATTGCATGGATAGggtcttttatccattctatAGTCGAGGTTGCCCAGGCCTTGAAATTGCCTTTCTGTGGCCCCAATCTGATTGATCATTACTGCTGTGATTTGCAGCCCTTGCTGAAACTTGCTTGCATGGACACCTATCTGATCAACCTAGAATGGGCGACTAACAGTGGGGCAATCTGCACGAGCAGTTTTGTGATTCTAATGATCTCATACATTGTCATCTTGCATTCCCTGCGAAACCACAGtgcagaggggaggaaaaaagctCTCTCTACTTGCACTTCTCACATCATTGTAGTAATCTTATTCTTTGGTCCATGCATGTTCATATATACACGCCCCCCAACCACTTTTCCCATGGACAAGATGGTGACAGTGTTTTATACTATTGGGACCCCTTTTCTCAACCCACTCATCTACACACTGAGGAATGCAGAAGTGAAAAATGCCATGAGAAAGCTCTGGCATATCAAAATCACCTCAGAAAGCAAAAGATGA